In Pangasianodon hypophthalmus isolate fPanHyp1 chromosome 3, fPanHyp1.pri, whole genome shotgun sequence, a single genomic region encodes these proteins:
- the LOC113537655 gene encoding interferon-inducible GTPase 5 isoform X2 has product MKTLRTTALKSIHNECDILCQSGCLAFLASVGILSVNPSNLRDAGKKVVHSRKQNLQFYPFSITMASQMGISEAEMNEMNTVTHSHVVADVVAQVESMLAQMKSVTLNIAVTGESGSGKSSFINAFRGVSDDEPEAAETGVTETTQKALAYSHPNASNVLLWDLPGIGTPSFQPATYLEDVGLLKYDFFIIVTSDRFQEYHSALAKYIMQAQKKFYFIRNKVDRDLEANARRRSRKGLSDDDVLDLLRVECENNLRNGKVEQPQVFLLSCFRPQRYDFPALQITLLEELEGHKRHALLLSLPNLSVSLIQTKRNALAQDVWKNAILACLSSVMRGATPNPIVPKLMETLKYYQQTFCVDAKSLHRLADTTGVSFEKLQSEVTSTFGRELSAQAVEDLLNQVASGHQLMANQLQSRVPVLGSVIAA; this is encoded by the exons ATGAAAACACTTAGAACTACAGCACTGAAATCAATTCACAACGAATGTGATATCCTTTGCCAGTCAGGTTGCCTTGCATTTCTTGCCTCAGTGGGGATACTCTCTGTGAACCCAAGCAATCTCAGGGATGCTGGAAAGAAGGTGGTCCATTCCAGAAAGCAGAATTT ACAGTTTTATCCATTCAGCATTACCATGGCATCCCAGATGGGAATAAGTGAAGCAGAGATGAATGAGATGAACACCGTCACGCACTCCCACGTGGTCGCTGATGTTGTGGCACAAGTGGAAAGCATGCTTGCACAGATGAAATCTGTGACTCTGAACATTGCAGTTACGGGAGAGTCAGGGTCAGGCAAGTCTTCTTTCATCAATGCTTTCCGTGGGGTTTCTGATGATGAACCTGAAGCAGCAGAGACAGGTGTAACAGAAACCACCCAGAAGGCCTTAGCATATTCACATCCCAATGCTAGTAATGTCTTGCTGTGGGACCTGCCAGGGATTGGGACTCCCTCTTTTCAGCCTGCAACCTACCTGGAGGATGTTGGCCTACTAAAATATGACTTTTTCATCATTGTCACATCTGACCGGTTTCAAGAGTACCATTCTGCACTGGCTAAATATATAATGCAAGCTCAAAAGAAGTTTTATTTCATCAGGAACAAAGTGGATCGAGATTTGGAGGCAAATGCTAGGCGCAGGAGTCGGAAAGGTTTGTCAGATGATGATGTCTTGGACCTGCTCCGTGTAGAATGTGAAAATAATCTGAGAAATGGTAAGGTGGAACAACCACAGGTTTTCCTGCTCTCCTGCTTTCGCCCACAGCGCTATGACTTCCCTGCACTCCAGATAACCTTGCTAGAGGAGCTGGAGGGACACAAGAGACATGCCCTGCTCTTGTCACTACCCAATCTCAGTGTGTCGTTAATACAAACCAAACGGAATGCATTAGCTCAAGATGTGTGGAAGAACGCAATCCTGGCATGCTTGAGCAGTGTCATGAGGGGTGCCACTCCCAATCCTATTGTTCCCAAACTGATGGAGACTTTAAAATATTATCAGCAAACATTCTGTGTAGATGCAAAATCTCTTCACCGATTAGCTGATACAACAGGCGTATCATTTGAG AAGCTTCAGAGTGAGGTAACTTCCACCTTTGGCAGAGAGCTGTCAGCACAGGCAGTGGAAGACTTGCTAAATCAGGTAGCTTCAGGACATCAACTCATGGCTAATCAGCTGCAGAGCAGAGTCCCAGTTCTGGGCTCTGTCATTGCAG cctaa
- the LOC113537655 gene encoding interferon-inducible GTPase 5 isoform X3 codes for MKTLRTTALKSIHNECDILCQSGCLAFLASVGILSVNPSNLRDAGKKVVHSRKQNLQFYPFSITMASQMGISEAEMNEMNTVTHSHVVADVVAQVESMLAQMKSVTLNIAVTGESGSGKSSFINAFRGVSDDEPEAAETGVTETTQKALAYSHPNASNVLLWDLPGIGTPSFQPATYLEDVGLLKYDFFIIVTSDRFQEYHSALAKYIMQAQKKFYFIRNKVDRDLEANARRRSRKGLSDDDVLDLLRVECENNLRNGKVEQPQVFLLSCFRPQRYDFPALQITLLEELEGHKRHALLLSLPNLSVSLIQTKRNALAQDVWKNAILACLSSVMRGATPNPIVPKLMETLKYYQQTFCVDAKSLHRLADTTGVSFEKLQSEVTSTFGRELSAQAVEDLLNQVASGHQLMANQLQSRVPVLGSVIAV; via the exons ATGAAAACACTTAGAACTACAGCACTGAAATCAATTCACAACGAATGTGATATCCTTTGCCAGTCAGGTTGCCTTGCATTTCTTGCCTCAGTGGGGATACTCTCTGTGAACCCAAGCAATCTCAGGGATGCTGGAAAGAAGGTGGTCCATTCCAGAAAGCAGAATTT ACAGTTTTATCCATTCAGCATTACCATGGCATCCCAGATGGGAATAAGTGAAGCAGAGATGAATGAGATGAACACCGTCACGCACTCCCACGTGGTCGCTGATGTTGTGGCACAAGTGGAAAGCATGCTTGCACAGATGAAATCTGTGACTCTGAACATTGCAGTTACGGGAGAGTCAGGGTCAGGCAAGTCTTCTTTCATCAATGCTTTCCGTGGGGTTTCTGATGATGAACCTGAAGCAGCAGAGACAGGTGTAACAGAAACCACCCAGAAGGCCTTAGCATATTCACATCCCAATGCTAGTAATGTCTTGCTGTGGGACCTGCCAGGGATTGGGACTCCCTCTTTTCAGCCTGCAACCTACCTGGAGGATGTTGGCCTACTAAAATATGACTTTTTCATCATTGTCACATCTGACCGGTTTCAAGAGTACCATTCTGCACTGGCTAAATATATAATGCAAGCTCAAAAGAAGTTTTATTTCATCAGGAACAAAGTGGATCGAGATTTGGAGGCAAATGCTAGGCGCAGGAGTCGGAAAGGTTTGTCAGATGATGATGTCTTGGACCTGCTCCGTGTAGAATGTGAAAATAATCTGAGAAATGGTAAGGTGGAACAACCACAGGTTTTCCTGCTCTCCTGCTTTCGCCCACAGCGCTATGACTTCCCTGCACTCCAGATAACCTTGCTAGAGGAGCTGGAGGGACACAAGAGACATGCCCTGCTCTTGTCACTACCCAATCTCAGTGTGTCGTTAATACAAACCAAACGGAATGCATTAGCTCAAGATGTGTGGAAGAACGCAATCCTGGCATGCTTGAGCAGTGTCATGAGGGGTGCCACTCCCAATCCTATTGTTCCCAAACTGATGGAGACTTTAAAATATTATCAGCAAACATTCTGTGTAGATGCAAAATCTCTTCACCGATTAGCTGATACAACAGGCGTATCATTTGAG AAGCTTCAGAGTGAGGTAACTTCCACCTTTGGCAGAGAGCTGTCAGCACAGGCAGTGGAAGACTTGCTAAATCAGGTAGCTTCAGGACATCAACTCATGGCTAATCAGCTGCAGAGCAGAGTCCCAGTTCTGGGCTCTGTCATTGCAG TTTAA
- the LOC113537655 gene encoding interferon-inducible GTPase 5 isoform X4, producing the protein MASQMGISEAEMNEMNTVTHSHVVADVVAQVESMLAQMKSVTLNIAVTGESGSGKSSFINAFRGVSDDEPEAAETGVTETTQKALAYSHPNASNVLLWDLPGIGTPSFQPATYLEDVGLLKYDFFIIVTSDRFQEYHSALAKYIMQAQKKFYFIRNKVDRDLEANARRRSRKGLSDDDVLDLLRVECENNLRNGKVEQPQVFLLSCFRPQRYDFPALQITLLEELEGHKRHALLLSLPNLSVSLIQTKRNALAQDVWKNAILACLSSVMRGATPNPIVPKLMETLKYYQQTFCVDAKSLHRLADTTGVSFEKLQSEVTSTFGRELSAQAVEDLLNQVASGHQLMANQLQSRVPVLGSVIAGGISFVASYFLLKSALKDLSEDGERVVQKSLFHTRNRD; encoded by the exons ATGGCATCCCAGATGGGAATAAGTGAAGCAGAGATGAATGAGATGAACACCGTCACGCACTCCCACGTGGTCGCTGATGTTGTGGCACAAGTGGAAAGCATGCTTGCACAGATGAAATCTGTGACTCTGAACATTGCAGTTACGGGAGAGTCAGGGTCAGGCAAGTCTTCTTTCATCAATGCTTTCCGTGGGGTTTCTGATGATGAACCTGAAGCAGCAGAGACAGGTGTAACAGAAACCACCCAGAAGGCCTTAGCATATTCACATCCCAATGCTAGTAATGTCTTGCTGTGGGACCTGCCAGGGATTGGGACTCCCTCTTTTCAGCCTGCAACCTACCTGGAGGATGTTGGCCTACTAAAATATGACTTTTTCATCATTGTCACATCTGACCGGTTTCAAGAGTACCATTCTGCACTGGCTAAATATATAATGCAAGCTCAAAAGAAGTTTTATTTCATCAGGAACAAAGTGGATCGAGATTTGGAGGCAAATGCTAGGCGCAGGAGTCGGAAAGGTTTGTCAGATGATGATGTCTTGGACCTGCTCCGTGTAGAATGTGAAAATAATCTGAGAAATGGTAAGGTGGAACAACCACAGGTTTTCCTGCTCTCCTGCTTTCGCCCACAGCGCTATGACTTCCCTGCACTCCAGATAACCTTGCTAGAGGAGCTGGAGGGACACAAGAGACATGCCCTGCTCTTGTCACTACCCAATCTCAGTGTGTCGTTAATACAAACCAAACGGAATGCATTAGCTCAAGATGTGTGGAAGAACGCAATCCTGGCATGCTTGAGCAGTGTCATGAGGGGTGCCACTCCCAATCCTATTGTTCCCAAACTGATGGAGACTTTAAAATATTATCAGCAAACATTCTGTGTAGATGCAAAATCTCTTCACCGATTAGCTGATACAACAGGCGTATCATTTGAG AAGCTTCAGAGTGAGGTAACTTCCACCTTTGGCAGAGAGCTGTCAGCACAGGCAGTGGAAGACTTGCTAAATCAGGTAGCTTCAGGACATCAACTCATGGCTAATCAGCTGCAGAGCAGAGTCCCAGTTCTGGGCTCTGTCATTGCAGGTGGGATTTCTTTTGTGGCCTCCTACTTCCTGCTGAAATCTGCCTTAAAGGATTTGAGTGAAGATGGAGAAAGAGTGGTACAGAAATCCCTCTTTCACACTAGAAACAGGGATTAA
- the LOC113537655 gene encoding interferon-inducible GTPase 5 isoform X1 has product MKTLRTTALKSIHNECDILCQSGCLAFLASVGILSVNPSNLRDAGKKVVHSRKQNLQFYPFSITMASQMGISEAEMNEMNTVTHSHVVADVVAQVESMLAQMKSVTLNIAVTGESGSGKSSFINAFRGVSDDEPEAAETGVTETTQKALAYSHPNASNVLLWDLPGIGTPSFQPATYLEDVGLLKYDFFIIVTSDRFQEYHSALAKYIMQAQKKFYFIRNKVDRDLEANARRRSRKGLSDDDVLDLLRVECENNLRNGKVEQPQVFLLSCFRPQRYDFPALQITLLEELEGHKRHALLLSLPNLSVSLIQTKRNALAQDVWKNAILACLSSVMRGATPNPIVPKLMETLKYYQQTFCVDAKSLHRLADTTGVSFEKLQSEVTSTFGRELSAQAVEDLLNQVASGHQLMANQLQSRVPVLGSVIAGGISFVASYFLLKSALKDLSEDGERVVQKSLFHTRNRD; this is encoded by the exons ATGAAAACACTTAGAACTACAGCACTGAAATCAATTCACAACGAATGTGATATCCTTTGCCAGTCAGGTTGCCTTGCATTTCTTGCCTCAGTGGGGATACTCTCTGTGAACCCAAGCAATCTCAGGGATGCTGGAAAGAAGGTGGTCCATTCCAGAAAGCAGAATTT ACAGTTTTATCCATTCAGCATTACCATGGCATCCCAGATGGGAATAAGTGAAGCAGAGATGAATGAGATGAACACCGTCACGCACTCCCACGTGGTCGCTGATGTTGTGGCACAAGTGGAAAGCATGCTTGCACAGATGAAATCTGTGACTCTGAACATTGCAGTTACGGGAGAGTCAGGGTCAGGCAAGTCTTCTTTCATCAATGCTTTCCGTGGGGTTTCTGATGATGAACCTGAAGCAGCAGAGACAGGTGTAACAGAAACCACCCAGAAGGCCTTAGCATATTCACATCCCAATGCTAGTAATGTCTTGCTGTGGGACCTGCCAGGGATTGGGACTCCCTCTTTTCAGCCTGCAACCTACCTGGAGGATGTTGGCCTACTAAAATATGACTTTTTCATCATTGTCACATCTGACCGGTTTCAAGAGTACCATTCTGCACTGGCTAAATATATAATGCAAGCTCAAAAGAAGTTTTATTTCATCAGGAACAAAGTGGATCGAGATTTGGAGGCAAATGCTAGGCGCAGGAGTCGGAAAGGTTTGTCAGATGATGATGTCTTGGACCTGCTCCGTGTAGAATGTGAAAATAATCTGAGAAATGGTAAGGTGGAACAACCACAGGTTTTCCTGCTCTCCTGCTTTCGCCCACAGCGCTATGACTTCCCTGCACTCCAGATAACCTTGCTAGAGGAGCTGGAGGGACACAAGAGACATGCCCTGCTCTTGTCACTACCCAATCTCAGTGTGTCGTTAATACAAACCAAACGGAATGCATTAGCTCAAGATGTGTGGAAGAACGCAATCCTGGCATGCTTGAGCAGTGTCATGAGGGGTGCCACTCCCAATCCTATTGTTCCCAAACTGATGGAGACTTTAAAATATTATCAGCAAACATTCTGTGTAGATGCAAAATCTCTTCACCGATTAGCTGATACAACAGGCGTATCATTTGAG AAGCTTCAGAGTGAGGTAACTTCCACCTTTGGCAGAGAGCTGTCAGCACAGGCAGTGGAAGACTTGCTAAATCAGGTAGCTTCAGGACATCAACTCATGGCTAATCAGCTGCAGAGCAGAGTCCCAGTTCTGGGCTCTGTCATTGCAGGTGGGATTTCTTTTGTGGCCTCCTACTTCCTGCTGAAATCTGCCTTAAAGGATTTGAGTGAAGATGGAGAAAGAGTGGTACAGAAATCCCTCTTTCACACTAGAAACAGGGATTAA